Proteins encoded by one window of Crassostrea angulata isolate pt1a10 chromosome 9, ASM2561291v2, whole genome shotgun sequence:
- the LOC128162980 gene encoding kinesin heavy chain-like yields the protein MTTPADECGIKVVCRIRPLNSSEEKAGSRFVVKFPTDDTIHCGGKMFVFDQVLKPNVTQEQVYETAAKPIVADVLGGYNGTIFAYGQTSSGKTHTMEGVLGNDKMQGIIPRIVQDIFTYIYGMEENLEFHIKVSYFEIYMDKIRDLLDISKVNLSVHEDKNRVPYVKGATERFVSSPEEVMEAIDEGKANRHVAVTNMNEHSSRSHSVFLINVKQENLENQKKLNGKLYLVDLAGSEKVSKTGAEGAVLDEAKNINKSLSALGNVIAALADGNKSHVPYRDSKLTRILQESLGGNARTTVVICCSPASFNESETKSTLLFGQRAKTIKNVVSVNEELTAEEWKKRYEKEKEKAARYKGLLEKCQAELQKWRTGQSVSLDEQVDMKASTASLQEEEKPPAPPMTASVSSIVDEGTKALFEEEKLKLYQQLDDKDEEINELSQMIERLREQMLEQEDLISMGKRDYETLQQDMTRIQADNDSAKDEVKEVLQALEELAMNYDQKSQEVENKNKENETIVDELNTKLSELDNIKAEFEKLKDSSLHQRKKMTEIMASLMKDMSEIGSVVGGNANEFKFSGGTPDKLEEDYTVARIYITKIKSDIKTLVSRAQQLEVTEVEVKDKLGSAEKELSDCKLTIQQYEAKMSTLNETIKDIDSKKKQLQETVDSLNDQVEMLKMEEKMHLSSVSEREKEASDRVQNISAMKESLEKQMEQHRQQHAKHLSDLREEVAEKQSLIDQLKDTNQKLSLALEKLQADYDKLKTEETEKSQKLQELSLQIDRREQAKQDLKGLEETVAKELQTLHNLRKLFVQDLQNRVKKSANKKEDEDDDDTGGSMAQKQKISFLENNLEQLTKVHKQLVRDNADLRCELPKLEKRLRATMERTKSLETALKEAKEGAMRDRKRYQHEVDRIKEAVRQKNLARRGHAAHAQIAKPIRAGHAPAASPGTTGIRGGGGGVNGPAPIKPKMETESQA from the exons ATGACCACGCCGGCGGACGAATGCGGCATCAAAGTCGTGTGCCGGATACGGCCTCTGAACTCCTCGGAGGAGAAAGCCGGGAGCAGGTTTGTGGTGAAATTCCCCACGGATGACACCATTCACTGTGGT ggTAAAATGTTTGTGTTTGATCAAGTTCTGAAACCAAATGTGACCCAAGAGCAAGTTTACGAGACAGCGGCAAAACCCATCGTAGCAG ATGTACTAGGTGGCTACAATGGAACCATTTTTGCCTACGGACAGACCTCTTCTGGTAAAACACACACCATGGAG GGTGTCCTTGGCAATGACAAGATGCAGGGAATCATTCCACGGATTGTACAGGACATTTTCACTTATATCTACGGAATGGAAGAAAACCTGGAGTTCCACATCAAA GTTTCCTACTTTGAAATTTACATGGACAAAATACGAGATTTGTTAGACA TCTCTAAAGTGAACTTATCAGTACATGAAGACAAGAACAGAGTTCCCTATGTTAAG GGGGCCACAGAGAGATTTGTTTCAAGTCCTGAAGAAGTGATGGAGGCCATTGATGAGGGGAAGGCTAACCGTCACGTCGCTGTCACCA ACATGAATGAGCACAGCTCGAGATCACACAGCGTGTTTCTGATCAATGTGAAGCAAGAGAATCTAGAGAATCAGAAGAAACTGAACGGCAAGCTCTACCTGGTCGACTTGGCTGGTAGTGAAAAG GTCAGTAAGACCGGAGCAGAGGGGGCTGTGCTGGACGAAGCCAAGAACATCAACAAATCACTCTCCGCTCTCGGAAACGTCATCGCCGCTCTGGCTGATGGTAAT AAGAGCCACGTACCATACAGAGACAGCAAGTTGACCCGTATTCTCCAGGAAAGTCTGGGAGGGAATGCCCGAACCACTGTGGTCATCTGCTGTTCCCCCGCCTCTTTCAATGAGTCTGAGACAAAGTCCACACTTCTGTTTGGTCAGCG TGCCAAGACCATTAAGAACGTTGTGTCTGTCAATGAAGAGCTGACAGCTGAGGAGTGGAAGAAGCGGTACGAGAAAGAGAAGGAGAAGGCGGCCCGCTACAAGGGACTGCTGGAGAAGTGTCAGGCAGAGCTCCAGAAATGGCGCACTG GTCAATCTGTGTCTCTGGATGAGCAAGTGGACATGAAGGCAAGCACTGCGTCCCTACAGGAGGAGGAGAAACCACCAGCGCCACCTATGACAGCCAGCGTCAGCTCCATCGTGGACGAGGGTACCAAGGCTCTGTTTGAGGAGGAGAAGCTGAAGCTCTACCAACAGCTGGATGATAAG GATGAGGAGATTAATGAGTTATCTCAGATGATAGAGAGATTGAGGGAACAGATGCTGGAACAGGAGGATCTCATCTCGATGGGAAAACGAGACTATGAGACGCTGCAACAGGACATGACTCGCATACAGGCTGATAATGACTCAGCAAAGGACGAG GTTAAGGAAGTGTTGCAGGCATTGGAGGAGCTGGCCATGAACTACGACCAGAAGTCGCAGGAAGTGGAGAATAAGAACAAGGAGAACGAGACGATCGTCGACGAGCTCAACACCAAGCTG AGCGAGTTGGACAACATTAAAGCTGAGTTTGAGAAGCTGAAGGACTCTTCGCTTCACCAGAGGAAGAAGATGACCGAGATCATGGCGAGTCTGATGAAAGACATGTCCGAGATCGGCAGTGTCGTCGGGGGCAACGCGAACGAGTTCAAG TTCAGCGGGGGAACCCCTGACAAGTTGGAGGAAGATTACACAGTGGCCAGGATCTACATCACCAAGATCAAGAGTGACATCAAAACACTGGTATCTCGAGCCCAGCAGCTGGAGGTCACCGAGGTTGAGGTCAAGGACAAACTCGGGAGTGCTGAGAAAGAGCTCAGTGACTGCAAGCTCACCATACAGCAG TATGAGGCTAAGATGTCTACTCTGAATGAGACGATCAAGGACATAGACAGCAAGAAGAAGCAGCTTCAAGAGACAGTGGACTCCCTTAATGACCAGGTGGAGATGCTCAAGATGGAAG AGAAGATGCATCTAAGTTCTGTGTCAGAGCGAGAGAAGGAGGCATCGGACCGTGTCCAGAATATCTCGGCCATGAAGGAGTCGCTCGAGAAACAGATGGAGCAGCATCGCCAGCAACATGCCAAGCATCTCTCTGACCTCAGAGAGGAAGTGGCTGAGAAGCAGAGCCTCATTGACCAGCTCAAAGA TACAAACCAAAAATTGAGTCTGGCCCTGGAGAAACTACAGGCTGATTACGACAAATTAAAGACCGAGGAGACAGAGAAGTCACAGAAATTACAGGAGCTGTCCCTGCAGATAGATCGCCGTGAGCAGGCTAAACAGGATCTGAAGGGGCTGGAGGAGACTGTG gCCAAAGAGCTGCAGACCCTTCACAACTTGAGGAAGCTGTTTGTACAAGACTTACAGAACCGTGTCAAAAAA TCAGCCAATAAGAAAGAGGATGAGGATGATGATGACACAGGAGGAAGCATGGCACAGAAACAGAAGATATCATTCCTAGAGAACAACCTGGAACAGCTGACCAAAGTCCATAAACAG CTTGTGAGGGATAACGCCGACCTGCGGTGTGAACTGCCTAAGCTGGAGAAAAGACTGCGAGCCACAATGGAGAGAACAAAATCCCTGGAGACAGCGCTAAAGGAGGCCAAGGAGGGCGCCATGAGAGACAGAAAGAG ATACCAACATGAGGTAGACAGGATCAAAGAGGCTGTCCGACAGAAGAATCTCGCCAGGAGGGGCCATGCCGCTCATGCACAGATTG CAAAACCCATCAGGGCTGGACATGCTCCTGCCGCATCCCCGGGAACCACAGGAATTCGTGGGGGAGGAGGGGGAGTTAATGGCCCCGCCCCCATCAAACCAAAGATGGAGACCGAGTCACAGGCTTAA
- the LOC128164266 gene encoding uncharacterized protein LOC128164266, whose amino-acid sequence MEEEIKKLQDQIKNLEAKGSQVPVVYLKSDRKFPKFGGRPVKDGDPDVYEWISDMREHIQSTKSKDEFVDFIMDHLTGSAKSEVKLRPLQERQTGKQILEILETVFEIKETTTQLLQKFYQRDQRQDETLEKYSLVLTEMAQKINRKEKKDQVNDIKLTERFIDGIGDQSTRQELRKVVLDSGNIPFFEFRMKMLRWIEDNPNVDASIKKTMCSPTQSTELDELKTLVKKQQEMLEWQQEQIDRLTKKSDERLDRQSYYQQERGRSRQRFGPRFNRGRNGRQGSNRGRQCYNCGGLGHMSMNCPSENTPPTGSRRTSGNPNWKPSQ is encoded by the coding sequence ATGGAGGAAGAGATAAAGAAGTTACAGGATCAGATCAAGAATCTAGAGGCTAAAGGATCCCAAGTACCAGTTGTTTATCTGAAATCAGACCGCAAATTTCCCAAGTTCGGAGGCCGACCTGTCAAAGACGGAGATCCGGATGTCTACGAATGGATTTCCGATATGAGAGAACACATTCAGTCCACTAAATCGAAAGATGAATTCGTAGATTTCATCATGGACCATCTGACTGGATCAGCGAAATCAGAAGTCAAACTTCGACCTTTACAGGAGAGACAAACTGGAAAACAAATACTGGAAATTCTTGAGACcgtgtttgaaatcaaagaaaCAACTACCCAACTTCTTCAAAAATTTTATCAGCGAGACCAAAGACAGGATGAAACGCTCGAAAAATACTCTCTTGTGTTAACCGAGATGGCTCAGAAAATcaacagaaaagaaaagaaagatcAAGTGAATGACATCAAGTTGACCGAGCGATTCATTGATGGCATAGGAGATCAAAGTACTAGACAAGAGCTAAGGAAAGTTGTGTTAGACTCTGGCAACATTCCATTCTTTGAATTCAGAATGAAGATGCTACGCTGGATAGAGGACAATCCTAATGTGGATGCGAGCATTAAGAAAACAATGTGTTCTCCTACTCAAAGTACTGAACTAGATGAACTGAAAACTTTGGTCAAGAAACAACAAGAAATGTTAGAATGGCAGCAAGAACAGATTGACAGATTAACAAAGAAATCTGATGAGAGACTCGATAGACAATCATATTATCAACAAGAGAGAGGAAGATCAAGACAACGATTCGGCCCTAGATTTAACAGAGGACGTAATGGAAGACAGGGAAGTAACAGAGGAAGGCAGTGCTACAACTGTGGTGGATTGGGACATATGTCTATGAACTGTCCATCTGAAAACACACCCCCTACAGGATCACGTCGTACATCCGGTAACCCAAACTGGAAACCTTCTCAGTGA